Proteins encoded in a region of the Planococcus shixiaomingii genome:
- a CDS encoding polyprenyl synthetase family protein, with protein MNLTQFRKQYETLIQNEMTSLIDSLAIPVSLKEAMQYSLQAGGKRIRPILLLAVVEEFGIEHPDALKVAAAIEMIHTYSLIHDDLPSMDDDDLRRGMPTNHVVFGEALAILAGDALLTYSFGIVSRLEHISSDDKIRLIDLMSVSSGAEGMVGGQVLDIEGEEKQLSLEELEKVHRLKTGALLTYSILAGGILAQASAEEMMALSRFGEHLGLAFQIQDDILDVTGTSEELGKTAGKDESSEKSTYPSILTLPKAKEKLDFHASEALKALESLNRELPLLRGLTDLIVQRKN; from the coding sequence CTCAATTCCGGAAACAATACGAAACGTTAATCCAAAATGAAATGACTAGTTTGATTGATTCACTGGCAATTCCGGTTTCTTTAAAAGAAGCCATGCAATACTCGCTGCAAGCCGGCGGTAAACGGATTCGCCCGATTCTGCTATTGGCGGTCGTTGAAGAATTCGGAATCGAACATCCGGATGCCTTGAAAGTGGCGGCGGCGATTGAAATGATCCACACGTACTCGCTGATTCACGACGATTTGCCAAGCATGGATGATGATGATTTGAGACGCGGCATGCCGACTAATCATGTGGTTTTCGGCGAGGCACTGGCTATATTGGCAGGAGATGCATTATTGACATACAGTTTTGGCATCGTTTCGCGCTTGGAACATATCTCAAGCGACGACAAAATCCGGCTTATCGATTTGATGAGCGTTTCTTCAGGTGCAGAAGGCATGGTTGGCGGACAGGTACTTGACATCGAAGGGGAAGAAAAACAACTATCGCTCGAAGAGCTGGAAAAGGTCCATCGCTTGAAAACCGGAGCGCTTTTAACGTACAGTATTTTGGCAGGCGGTATTTTAGCCCAAGCTTCAGCCGAAGAAATGATGGCGCTCAGCCGCTTTGGAGAGCATCTTGGCCTCGCTTTCCAAATTCAGGATGACATTCTGGACGTGACGGGCACTTCCGAAGAACTCGGAAAAACGGCCGGCAAAGATGAATCGAGCGAGAAAAGCACGTATCCAAGCATCCTGACTTTGCCAAAAGCAAAAGAAAAATTGGATTTTCATGCTTCGGAAGCCCTGAAGGCACTTGAGTCTTTAAACAGGGAATTGCCGTTGCTGCGCGGATTGACGGATTTAATCGTTCAGCGGAAAAATTGA
- the dxs gene encoding 1-deoxy-D-xylulose-5-phosphate synthase, with protein MDLHTITSPSFLKELDNKQLVELSEDIRRFLIENLSRTGGHIGPNLGVVELTLALHKVFDSPADKLIWDVGHQSYVHKILTGRASQFDSLRQFKGLCGFPKRIESDHDVWETGHSSTSLSAAMGMAAARDIKKEKNHVIPIIGDGALTGGMALEALNHIGHEQTNMIVILNDNEMSIAPNVGALHNVLGRLRTAGKYNKAKDDLEYLMKKIPAVGGKLAATAERVKDSLKYLLVSGVFFEELGFTYLGPIDGHNLEELEENLLYAKKVDGPVLLHVLTKKGKGFLPAEQDVIGTWHGIGPYKMETGDLVKSSNTAPSWSGLIAETVRKLARTDERIVAITPAMPVGSKLEGFASEFPERMFDVGIAEQHATTMAAGLATQDMKPFLAIYSTFLQRAYDQVLHDICRQNLNVFIGIDRSGLVGADGETHQGVFDIAFLRHLPNMVIMMPKDENEGQHMVKTAIEYNDGPIALRYPRGNGLGVPMDSELQVLPIGSWEVLKTGTDAVILTFGTTIPMAIHAAEQLAQQGINAEVVNARFIKPMDVAMLHEIFSRDVPVVTIEEAVLQGGFGSAVLEFAQESGYSNAVIDRLGIPDEFIEHGDVAELMDEIHLNSDEVVNRVKMHVQSTKKAGFNAL; from the coding sequence ATGGATCTTCATACGATTACCAGTCCATCTTTCTTAAAAGAGCTAGACAATAAACAGCTCGTTGAATTAAGTGAAGATATCCGGCGATTTTTAATAGAAAATTTATCAAGAACAGGCGGCCATATCGGCCCGAATTTAGGTGTCGTTGAATTGACGCTTGCTTTGCACAAAGTATTCGACAGTCCGGCGGATAAATTGATTTGGGATGTAGGCCATCAGTCTTATGTACATAAGATTTTGACTGGCAGAGCGAGTCAATTTGACAGCTTGCGCCAGTTTAAAGGGTTATGCGGATTCCCGAAACGTATAGAAAGCGACCATGATGTCTGGGAAACCGGCCATAGTTCGACTTCACTGTCCGCTGCAATGGGAATGGCTGCAGCACGCGACATCAAAAAAGAAAAAAATCACGTGATCCCGATTATTGGAGACGGTGCTTTAACAGGCGGAATGGCGCTTGAAGCCCTTAATCACATCGGCCACGAACAAACAAATATGATCGTCATCTTGAATGACAATGAAATGTCGATTGCTCCAAACGTCGGAGCACTCCACAACGTATTGGGCAGACTTCGTACTGCAGGCAAGTACAACAAGGCGAAAGACGATTTGGAATATTTGATGAAAAAAATTCCGGCGGTCGGCGGCAAACTCGCAGCTACTGCAGAACGTGTCAAAGACAGTTTGAAGTACTTGCTGGTGTCGGGCGTCTTTTTCGAGGAGCTTGGATTTACGTATCTTGGGCCGATTGATGGCCACAACTTGGAAGAGTTGGAAGAAAACCTTTTATATGCGAAAAAAGTGGATGGCCCAGTTTTGCTCCACGTCCTGACGAAAAAAGGGAAAGGCTTCTTGCCTGCTGAACAAGATGTAATCGGCACTTGGCATGGCATTGGACCTTATAAGATGGAAACCGGTGATTTGGTGAAATCGTCAAATACCGCACCTTCTTGGAGTGGTTTAATAGCGGAAACGGTCAGAAAACTGGCGCGGACCGATGAACGCATTGTGGCGATTACGCCTGCAATGCCAGTCGGCTCGAAATTGGAAGGATTTGCTTCTGAGTTTCCAGAGCGCATGTTTGACGTCGGCATCGCGGAACAGCACGCCACTACGATGGCGGCAGGTCTTGCTACACAGGACATGAAACCGTTCCTTGCCATTTACTCGACGTTTTTACAGCGCGCATACGATCAAGTGCTGCATGATATTTGCCGCCAAAACTTGAACGTCTTTATCGGTATCGATCGATCAGGACTTGTTGGAGCAGATGGGGAAACCCATCAAGGCGTTTTTGATATCGCCTTCTTGCGCCACTTGCCGAACATGGTGATCATGATGCCAAAAGACGAAAACGAAGGCCAGCATATGGTCAAAACAGCAATCGAATACAATGATGGACCAATCGCACTTCGTTACCCGAGAGGCAACGGCCTTGGCGTACCGATGGACAGCGAATTGCAAGTTTTGCCGATCGGTTCATGGGAAGTTTTAAAAACGGGTACGGATGCGGTCATTCTAACATTTGGTACGACAATCCCGATGGCTATCCATGCAGCAGAGCAATTGGCACAACAAGGCATCAACGCTGAAGTGGTCAACGCGCGTTTCATCAAGCCGATGGACGTTGCTATGCTTCATGAAATATTCAGCCGGGACGTTCCGGTCGTGACCATTGAAGAAGCGGTGCTGCAAGGCGGATTCGGCAGTGCTGTTCTGGAATTTGCACAAGAAAGCGGCTATTCCAACGCAGTCATCGACCGTTTAGGGATTCCTGACGAATTTATCGAGCACGGCGATGTAGCTGAGTTGATGGACGAAATTCATTTAAATAGCGACGAAGTTGTTAATAGAGTCAAAATGCACGTTCAATCAACAAAAAAAGCGGGTTTTAATGCACTATGA
- a CDS encoding TlyA family RNA methyltransferase, producing the protein MNKPKKERVDILLVERGICETREKAKRAIMAGIIYSNEERMDRPGEKIPEDAPLQMKGNDLKYVSRGGLKLEKALAEFDLSVEGKLMLDIGSSTGGFTDCALQNGAKHCYALDVGYNQLAWKIRQDERVTVMERTNFRHSKPEDFDQGLPEFATIDVSFISLKIILPVLKTILVPGGDVIALVKPQFEAGRDNVGKKGIVRDPKVHRDVLLKVGQFAVDAGFHLKNMSFSPITGGEGNIEFLFHLQSAEENSEIMEVSKADIDEVVQIAHEKL; encoded by the coding sequence ATGAACAAACCGAAAAAAGAGCGCGTGGATATCTTATTAGTTGAACGAGGCATCTGTGAGACGCGTGAAAAAGCAAAACGGGCTATCATGGCTGGCATCATCTATTCGAATGAAGAACGGATGGACCGGCCCGGTGAAAAAATTCCAGAAGATGCCCCGCTTCAAATGAAAGGCAATGATTTAAAATATGTCAGCCGCGGCGGGCTGAAGCTTGAAAAAGCGCTGGCTGAATTTGATCTTTCTGTAGAGGGGAAGCTGATGTTAGATATCGGCTCCTCTACTGGGGGATTTACGGATTGTGCGCTGCAAAACGGAGCGAAACATTGCTATGCCCTCGATGTCGGGTATAACCAGCTTGCCTGGAAAATCCGCCAGGACGAACGGGTGACCGTCATGGAGCGGACCAATTTCCGGCATTCGAAACCGGAGGATTTTGACCAAGGATTACCGGAATTTGCGACGATCGATGTTTCGTTCATTTCCTTGAAAATCATTTTGCCCGTATTAAAAACCATTCTTGTTCCGGGTGGGGATGTCATTGCTTTGGTGAAGCCGCAATTCGAAGCCGGCCGTGACAACGTCGGCAAAAAAGGAATTGTGCGGGATCCGAAAGTGCATCGCGACGTACTTTTGAAAGTTGGGCAGTTTGCAGTAGATGCAGGCTTCCACTTGAAAAACATGTCATTTTCGCCGATTACCGGCGGCGAAGGAAATATCGAATTTCTGTTTCATTTGCAATCTGCAGAAGAAAATAGTGAAATAATGGAAGTTTCCAAAGCGGATATTGATGAAGTAGTTCAAATTGCACATGAAAAATTGTAA
- the ahrC gene encoding transcriptional regulator AhrC/ArgR: MNKGQRHIKIRDLISNQEIETQDDLVDLLKAAGYAVTQATVSRDIKELHLVKVPLQDGRYKYSLPADQRFNPMQKLHRALTDAFVSIDGASHFLVMKTLPGNAHAIGSLIDHLGWEEILGTICGDDTCLIICRDTEHREILKQRLIEML; this comes from the coding sequence ATGAACAAAGGGCAACGTCATATTAAAATTAGAGATTTGATTTCGAACCAGGAAATCGAAACGCAAGACGATTTAGTGGACCTGTTGAAGGCGGCCGGTTATGCAGTCACGCAGGCCACCGTTTCGCGTGATATAAAAGAACTTCATTTAGTGAAAGTGCCTTTGCAGGACGGACGCTATAAATACAGCCTGCCGGCAGACCAGCGGTTTAATCCAATGCAAAAACTGCACCGCGCACTTACAGATGCGTTTGTCAGCATTGATGGAGCGAGCCATTTTCTAGTCATGAAAACATTGCCAGGGAATGCCCATGCAATCGGTTCATTGATCGATCATCTCGGTTGGGAAGAAATTTTAGGGACGATTTGCGGGGACGACACATGTTTAATTATTTGCCGAGACACGGAACACCGTGAGATTTTAAAACAGCGCTTGATCGAAATGCTTTAA
- the recN gene encoding DNA repair protein RecN translates to MLRELDIRNFAIIDTLSVSFSEGLTVLTGETGAGKSIIIDAVHLLAGGRGSQEFIRHGSNKAEIEGLFTLDNEKHPVFRKLEELGLPSSEGDIVLRRELNDKGKNVCRINGKLVTISILREIGGVLIDIHGQHETQELMDEKQHLHLLDQFAGGSLSKARESYAHTFEKYSRLKREFASYNENEQQIAQRIDLLTFQLREISAAELVAGEEEELMQERKKLQNFNKIYESVSAAHEAIQGESKGLDWVGSAMSELEHAASVDEQLVPHSETLSGAFYQIQDVSVEIKRIIDDMEFDPERLNQIEQRLALIQSLKRKYGASVEDILLYHETQADELDKLLNRDKRLQLDQEKLKELTEDLRIEAEELTMLRKKAAKKLGQAIMEQLQELHMGKASFEVNFEALPNNKFDRNGRDAISFYISTNLGEPLKPLTKVASGGELSRMMLALKTIFSKHQGVTSLIFDEVDTGVSGRVAQAIAEKIAAISVHSQVLCISHLPQVAAMADQHLFIEKRVEKQRTITAVHELSGQERTEEMSRMLSGAEITELTLQHAEELLTLAHDRKLTMK, encoded by the coding sequence ATGCTGAGAGAACTGGACATCCGCAATTTTGCGATCATCGATACATTGTCAGTCAGTTTCTCTGAGGGGCTAACGGTCTTGACAGGGGAGACAGGGGCGGGGAAATCGATTATAATAGATGCCGTCCATTTATTGGCTGGAGGACGCGGAAGCCAGGAATTTATCCGTCACGGGTCCAACAAAGCTGAAATCGAAGGCTTATTTACGCTCGACAATGAAAAGCATCCCGTTTTTCGCAAATTAGAGGAATTAGGCCTCCCATCTAGCGAAGGGGATATCGTGTTGCGACGCGAATTGAACGACAAAGGGAAGAATGTCTGCCGGATCAATGGGAAATTGGTGACCATTTCCATTTTGCGTGAAATTGGCGGGGTGCTGATTGACATCCATGGCCAGCACGAAACCCAGGAATTGATGGACGAAAAGCAGCACTTGCATTTATTGGACCAATTTGCCGGGGGCAGCTTGTCGAAAGCGCGTGAAAGTTATGCCCACACTTTCGAGAAATACAGCCGGCTAAAACGAGAATTCGCGTCGTATAATGAAAATGAACAGCAAATTGCCCAGCGCATCGATTTGCTGACTTTTCAGCTGCGGGAAATCAGTGCGGCAGAGCTTGTAGCAGGCGAAGAGGAAGAGTTGATGCAGGAACGCAAAAAGCTGCAGAATTTCAACAAAATCTACGAATCTGTCTCAGCTGCCCACGAAGCGATCCAAGGGGAATCGAAAGGGCTGGATTGGGTGGGTTCTGCGATGTCTGAACTGGAGCATGCCGCTTCAGTTGATGAGCAGCTTGTGCCTCATTCTGAAACCTTGTCCGGCGCATTTTATCAAATACAAGATGTGTCGGTGGAAATCAAGCGGATTATTGATGATATGGAATTTGACCCCGAACGGCTGAATCAGATCGAACAGCGTTTAGCATTGATCCAATCCTTAAAAAGAAAGTACGGCGCGTCAGTCGAAGATATTTTGTTGTACCACGAAACCCAGGCGGACGAACTGGACAAATTGTTGAACCGCGACAAACGGCTTCAGTTGGACCAGGAAAAATTAAAAGAATTGACAGAAGATCTTCGCATTGAAGCGGAGGAATTGACAATGCTGCGGAAAAAAGCGGCGAAAAAGCTTGGGCAAGCCATTATGGAGCAATTGCAAGAACTGCATATGGGCAAAGCGTCGTTTGAAGTGAATTTTGAAGCCTTGCCGAACAACAAGTTTGACCGCAACGGCCGGGATGCCATTTCGTTCTATATTTCAACCAACTTGGGTGAACCATTGAAACCGTTGACAAAAGTAGCTTCAGGCGGCGAGTTGTCCCGGATGATGCTTGCGTTAAAAACGATTTTCTCGAAACACCAAGGCGTCACTTCGCTTATTTTTGACGAAGTCGACACCGGGGTCAGCGGGCGGGTGGCGCAGGCAATAGCTGAAAAAATTGCGGCGATCTCGGTCCATTCGCAAGTGCTCTGCATTTCTCATTTGCCACAAGTTGCTGCCATGGCAGACCAGCACTTGTTCATCGAAAAACGAGTTGAAAAACAACGGACCATCACTGCTGTCCATGAGTTGAGCGGGCAGGAGCGCACGGAAGAAATGAGCCGGATGCTGTCCGGGGCAGAAATAACGGAACTGACGCTGCAGCACGCAGAAGAGCTGCTGACGCTTGCGCATGACCGAAAACTCACGATGAAGTAA
- the spo0A gene encoding sporulation transcription factor Spo0A, with the protein MDKIQVAIADDNRELVELMSDYLNSQPNMEVVAIAYNGKMCIDMLKDHQVDILLLDVIMPYLDGIAVLDAIKEDEELKNIAVIMLSAFGQEAIMSQAAQYGASYFIMKPFEAERLAMQINHIMQNGEKSVVDPKTEKSERDEKINDRIKEVGIPPHLIGYKYLKEAVSLVLDEPEMLNKVTKSLYPGVAKKFDTTPQRVERSIRSAIENAWKNNEIDQLSKIFGYSEEHLEAKPSNSQFIGLVAESLKFARKEII; encoded by the coding sequence ATGGACAAAATACAAGTTGCAATTGCAGACGATAATCGTGAACTGGTAGAACTCATGAGCGATTATTTGAACAGCCAACCGAATATGGAAGTGGTGGCAATTGCGTATAACGGCAAGATGTGCATCGATATGTTAAAAGACCACCAGGTTGATATTTTATTGCTTGATGTAATCATGCCTTATTTGGATGGCATTGCGGTACTCGATGCCATCAAAGAAGACGAAGAACTGAAAAATATTGCCGTCATTATGCTGTCTGCATTCGGGCAGGAGGCGATTATGAGCCAGGCTGCCCAATACGGAGCTTCTTATTTTATTATGAAGCCGTTTGAAGCTGAAAGATTGGCCATGCAGATCAACCACATCATGCAAAATGGAGAGAAATCGGTGGTAGATCCGAAAACGGAAAAAAGCGAGCGAGACGAAAAAATCAATGACCGTATTAAAGAAGTCGGCATTCCACCGCATCTTATAGGCTATAAGTATTTGAAAGAAGCCGTTTCGCTTGTCTTAGACGAACCGGAAATGTTGAACAAAGTAACCAAATCGCTGTATCCAGGTGTAGCGAAAAAATTTGATACAACCCCGCAGCGCGTAGAACGTTCCATTCGAAGCGCGATTGAAAATGCTTGGAAAAACAATGAAATCGATCAGCTATCAAAAATCTTCGGTTATAGCGAAGAGCATTTAGAAGCAAAACCTTCTAATTCGCAGTTTATCGGTTTGGTAGCTGAAAGCCTTAAATTCGCACGAAAAGAAATTATCTAA
- a CDS encoding plastocyanin/azurin family copper-binding protein has protein sequence MNEKFGAFLIGGILLLGACGSEAQPAEEDMNAAEHEMEEGPDVEKQAGTEESAADAPEAKSGEASPLLAKGETTSFVFNEAGEFPIYCQPHPNMEMTVVVEEGAANSGEAAVDIADFAFGEKTFTVAPGTVITWTNQDDVQHNVAFK, from the coding sequence ATGAATGAAAAATTTGGGGCTTTTCTTATAGGAGGCATACTGTTACTGGGAGCTTGCGGCTCGGAAGCACAACCGGCAGAAGAAGATATGAATGCGGCGGAACATGAGATGGAAGAAGGGCCGGATGTTGAAAAACAAGCTGGAACTGAAGAAAGTGCTGCTGATGCCCCTGAAGCCAAAAGCGGGGAAGCATCTCCTCTTTTAGCGAAAGGAGAAACAACAAGCTTTGTGTTTAACGAGGCAGGAGAGTTTCCGATCTACTGTCAGCCGCATCCCAACATGGAGATGACCGTCGTTGTAGAAGAGGGAGCGGCGAATTCAGGGGAAGCGGCCGTCGACATTGCTGATTTCGCCTTTGGCGAAAAAACGTTTACGGTTGCTCCTGGTACAGTCATCACATGGACCAACCAAGACGATGTACAGCATAACGTAGCTTTCAAGTGA
- a CDS encoding DUF2627 domain-containing protein, with protein MGRLIAFIVLLIPGIMAAYGIKLMRDTLFNKLLEPYPALWLQFTLGTIFVVLGIGFFAGFLLNRDRKKGTVQKRFQK; from the coding sequence ATGGGACGTTTAATAGCATTTATTGTCTTATTGATACCAGGTATTATGGCTGCTTATGGCATAAAACTCATGCGTGATACATTGTTCAACAAACTGCTCGAACCATATCCTGCTTTATGGCTGCAATTTACGCTCGGCACTATTTTTGTCGTTCTCGGCATCGGCTTTTTTGCCGGTTTCCTGCTTAACCGGGACCGTAAAAAAGGAACTGTGCAAAAAAGATTTCAAAAATAA
- a CDS encoding sigma-54 interaction domain-containing protein, whose amino-acid sequence MQKVLIVGGGVGGSAILQMLLESDFLHVSGVVDINLNAPAIQTAKKHSIQTSNSFREYEKNAVEIVFNATGSDEVQKELQKHFFNKTVIIPGSIANVLVNLLNEKEHFITRLSEQSHKQKIIFNSIEEGMVGIDQNSRIIFLNKSAARMLEVDIASSIGLHIHELISMSELPRIYETGRTELNKELQLQNGLKIVTSRFPMIDEHGETIGAFAVFQDISEVVSLAEEITDLKEVQTMLQAIIQSSDDAISVVDEKGNGLIVNPAYTRITGLQTKDVIGQPASADISEGESMHFKALKTRKPVRGVNMKVGPANREVIVNVAPIIVDNKLKGSVGVIHDTTEIRSLMKELDRARSIIRTLESKYTFDDIIGLSAEMQLSLQQAKLAAQTLVTVLLRGESGTGKELFAHAIHSASDRKFNKFVRVNCAALSEEILDSELFGYEDGAVPFVKSGEKRGLFEEANNGSIFLDEIGELSPAIQSKLLRVLQEHETLRIGGTKPIPVNVRVIASTNANMEKALLDGTFREDLYYRLNRMPILIPPLRSRKQDIPRIAERLLLKLNQEYGRKVEAITDKALGLLRVYDWPGNVRELENVISRSMIFMQMHEHVLTEEHIPLNMLKAAEAKSEVVVEASVPLQEQLDTVERAILHHALTQFKGNKTKTAKQLEISLRTLYYKLEKYGLA is encoded by the coding sequence TTGCAAAAAGTTTTAATTGTTGGCGGAGGAGTAGGGGGTTCCGCAATTCTTCAAATGTTATTGGAGTCTGATTTTCTGCACGTATCTGGCGTAGTCGACATCAACTTGAATGCCCCTGCTATTCAAACGGCTAAAAAACATAGCATACAAACGTCAAATTCTTTTCGGGAATACGAAAAAAATGCTGTAGAAATTGTTTTTAATGCGACAGGCAGCGATGAAGTGCAAAAGGAATTGCAAAAACATTTTTTCAATAAAACTGTCATCATACCCGGAAGCATCGCCAATGTGCTCGTTAACCTGCTAAACGAAAAAGAGCATTTCATCACCCGGCTAAGCGAACAAAGTCATAAACAGAAAATCATTTTTAATTCCATAGAAGAAGGCATGGTCGGCATTGATCAGAATAGCCGCATCATATTTCTGAACAAAAGCGCGGCCCGTATGCTCGAAGTCGATATTGCCTCTTCTATCGGCCTGCATATCCACGAATTGATTTCCATGAGCGAACTTCCTCGCATCTACGAAACCGGCCGGACAGAACTCAATAAAGAACTGCAATTGCAAAACGGCTTAAAAATCGTGACTTCCAGGTTTCCGATGATCGATGAACACGGAGAAACAATCGGGGCTTTCGCAGTCTTTCAAGATATTTCTGAAGTCGTGTCGTTGGCCGAAGAAATCACCGATTTAAAAGAAGTCCAGACGATGCTTCAAGCGATCATCCAGTCAAGCGATGATGCGATTTCAGTCGTCGATGAAAAAGGGAACGGCTTGATCGTAAACCCGGCATACACTCGCATTACCGGGCTGCAGACTAAAGACGTTATCGGACAGCCGGCGTCGGCAGACATTTCTGAAGGGGAAAGCATGCACTTCAAAGCGCTGAAAACGAGAAAACCGGTGCGCGGAGTCAATATGAAAGTTGGGCCGGCTAACCGGGAAGTCATCGTCAATGTGGCGCCGATCATCGTTGACAACAAGTTGAAAGGCAGCGTCGGCGTTATACACGATACCACCGAAATCCGGTCACTGATGAAAGAATTGGACCGTGCCCGCAGCATCATCCGGACCTTGGAATCGAAATATACGTTTGATGATATTATCGGTTTGTCTGCTGAAATGCAGTTGTCGCTTCAACAGGCGAAACTGGCTGCCCAGACTTTGGTAACGGTATTGCTGCGCGGTGAATCAGGTACAGGGAAAGAGTTGTTCGCTCATGCTATCCATAGCGCCAGCGATCGGAAGTTCAATAAATTTGTCCGAGTGAATTGCGCCGCTTTGTCTGAAGAGATTTTGGATAGCGAGCTTTTCGGCTATGAAGACGGAGCGGTCCCTTTTGTCAAAAGCGGTGAAAAGCGCGGACTTTTTGAAGAAGCCAACAACGGAAGCATTTTCCTGGACGAAATCGGGGAGTTGTCACCGGCTATCCAAAGCAAATTGCTGCGCGTTTTGCAGGAACATGAAACGCTTCGAATCGGTGGGACGAAACCGATTCCCGTCAACGTCCGGGTCATTGCGTCAACAAACGCCAATATGGAAAAAGCACTGCTTGATGGGACGTTCCGGGAAGATCTGTATTACCGTCTGAACCGTATGCCGATTTTAATTCCGCCGCTCCGCAGCCGTAAGCAAGACATTCCGCGGATTGCCGAACGCCTGCTTTTAAAGCTCAATCAAGAGTATGGCAGAAAAGTCGAAGCGATTACGGACAAAGCACTGGGGCTTCTCCGGGTCTACGATTGGCCGGGCAACGTCAGGGAACTTGAAAATGTCATAAGCCGTTCGATGATTTTCATGCAGATGCATGAGCACGTATTGACCGAAGAGCATATTCCGTTGAACATGCTAAAAGCAGCAGAGGCAAAAAGTGAAGTGGTCGTTGAAGCTTCCGTACCTTTGCAAGAACAATTGGATACGGTGGAACGGGCGATTTTGCACCACGCACTTACACAATTTAAAGGCAATAAGACAAAAACTGCAAAGCAGCTCGAGATATCGCTCCGTACTTTATACTACAAACTTGAAAAATACGGTTTGGCGTAA
- the yqiS gene encoding phosphate butyryltransferase, protein MTTLTDLIESIAVTEANTVAVAAAADREVMEAISLAIGRGMASFRLYDDESKLKELIHSDFPHLVGHPKIQLFHVKGAAQAAKEAVKSVYMNDSNVLMKGHIPTAVLMKAVLNPEFGLRTGSVLSHVAAFEIEGFERLIFITDAGMNISPDLQQKAQIIQNAVQIARAVGVDLPIVAPLAAVEVINPNMQATLDAAALTAMNRRGQIKDCIVDGPLALDNAISLEAAKNKGLMGDTAGRADILLVPNIESGNILYKSLVYFSNAKVGGVIAGAKAPIVLTSRADSAESKLFSLALAICSSTI, encoded by the coding sequence ATGACCACATTAACCGATTTAATAGAAAGTATTGCCGTAACCGAAGCGAATACTGTTGCAGTTGCTGCTGCAGCGGATCGTGAAGTGATGGAGGCAATAAGCCTGGCGATTGGAAGAGGAATGGCGAGTTTCAGACTCTACGATGATGAATCGAAGCTGAAGGAACTGATCCATAGCGATTTCCCACATTTGGTTGGCCATCCAAAAATCCAGCTTTTTCATGTTAAAGGAGCCGCTCAAGCAGCCAAAGAAGCCGTGAAGTCAGTTTACATGAATGATTCCAATGTGCTTATGAAAGGCCATATTCCAACAGCTGTCCTTATGAAGGCTGTCTTGAATCCCGAATTCGGTTTGCGCACAGGAAGTGTTTTATCCCATGTAGCAGCTTTTGAAATTGAAGGATTTGAGAGATTGATTTTTATAACAGATGCTGGGATGAATATATCTCCAGATCTTCAGCAAAAAGCGCAAATCATCCAAAACGCCGTGCAAATCGCACGCGCAGTAGGCGTCGACTTGCCAATAGTGGCACCGCTTGCAGCGGTTGAAGTGATCAATCCGAACATGCAAGCTACACTTGACGCAGCAGCCCTGACAGCGATGAATCGGCGTGGACAAATTAAAGACTGCATCGTAGACGGTCCATTGGCGCTTGATAACGCGATCTCTTTAGAAGCAGCCAAAAACAAAGGGCTAATGGGAGACACTGCCGGCAGAGCCGACATTCTTCTCGTTCCAAATATTGAATCCGGCAATATCCTATACAAATCATTGGTTTATTTTTCAAATGCGAAAGTGGGCGGGGTCATCGCCGGTGCAAAAGCGCCGATTGTATTGACATCCCGTGCAGACAGTGCCGAAAGCAAGTTGTTTTCGCTCGCTTTAGCAATCTGTTCATCAACTATTTAA